From one Plasmodium knowlesi strain H genome assembly, chromosome: 11 genomic stretch:
- a CDS encoding nucleoside diphosphate kinase b, putative: MEKSFIMVKPDGVQRGLVGTIIKRFEKKGYKMIALKMLNPTKEILKEHYKELADKPFFNTLVEYISKGPVVAMVWEGAEIVNQGRKLIGETNPLSSNTGTIRGDFCLEVSRNVIHGSDSVASANREINIWFKADELVQWSDHSKPWIYA; the protein is encoded by the coding sequence atggagaaaagttTTATTATGGTGAAACCGGATGGAGTTCAGAGGGGATTGGTTGGGACCATCATTAAGcgtttcgaaaaaaaaggatacaaAATGATAgcattaaaaatgttaaatcCGACGAAGGAAATACTTAAAGAACATTACAAGGAGTTAGCGGACAAGCCATTTTTTAATACCCTCGTTGAGTACATCAGTAAAGGTCCCGTTGTTGCCATGGTTTGGGAAGGAGCCGAAATTGTAAATCAAGGAAGGAAACTCATTGGAGAAACCAATCCCTTGAGTAGCAATACCGGTACCATAAGGGGCGACTTTTGTCTGGAGGTTAGCCGGAATGTGATACACGGTAGTGATTCCGTTGCGTCAGCCAATCGAGAAATTAACATTTGGTTTAAGGCCGACGAGTTGGTACAGTGGAGTGATCACTCCAAGCCCTGGATCTATGCGTAG
- a CDS encoding rhoptry protein RHOP148, putative — translation MLDISDEQSALQIKFLKALDLFCIFKFIITNDVKIHERQTYDLLISILNSYSLINIKNPSGEIFSETEKIYKKYFWSNGEEEKSTSASVRCEGKVVPDSEQAQRNGPTVLKSKTYNGLSNVQKGMNKSREIFTNDSLFSKHLNNKQIFQFFKFPKSKKVGDYVNKCCVDELINEPLNINVGFVKFDKKKRRKKKRKRPEKGTVSIPTNLCKYNSDSGIHNSRLKNSCSCFYQSKENSKIFKNNFKKMANEADLSVSDSSELFSSLRTKFVKDSASRYFALDNPNGSNSEDESDYNYYSENTNRDDPGNATHNNRNVKLRNQFLSVKLSMYNSRLCNSGGKAHPAGAEDLGVSNTNKTVKMMSPANHPKYDSHANSSNHAIAANHAIATNHFYDETSMCFNHFYEIHNILNRDPNGLRKIKIMIKKDIGTISISPFYVNFDWTRIFKRVCTAFNITNFNYKNQGIYQIINSCFSTPESREILKHIFLDDLYEQQEIFDSEMNGKKNAKKKNFLKMKNKEHVLEILDDEKRINVLYFINRFLYSQKTPLSNLFTSYCLQKGTNSEENATWKRLKLSKESAQPLLSQQQEQQEQQTKSPPPVQVCHSCTPDDDPPFDELTIDYLLFLMLFEKKIDEKFHKYLLGKIESCKDYLADEGQEKNASTESSLDSQQNWNTSHHQVRKIDCSSFHVHREVEKQVKDTDPSDATQSHLDEFKQSEISFGKFGVSPIDHDGNLRGGDKMEVSLPSGGRYPSSTVNGELTSMGSFASLASLTSFTSFGTQMTITTHDSISTQSAIPTNATICRKVTLASDNTNSTCNTSSTTPGGISLINLQSTNEVCDETVTNPPAKVAYIQSESDECQNKIQLVKKTNKQNEERTNEQPNERTNEQSNEQPNEQSNEQPNEQTNEQTNEQMNESMKGTTEDGHKEMQKGLENDEHNYYQLKKTELASDIESNNKSRAKYASEIQNEITLLKCIRPFPTVYWLINKNMCGYISHLEKMNIIKNIEFFVNCKKEEFRLLRYYLIYDHLKYIIIRLRHVHKRILRFFYNLFLNSFNFKKQFTQHENNHCCISSIYTNSFDFSPHVLSKFIHTYQIDSQVINEIFRKINTLRVKGIGGISNFLTVKCIHLYFASHLSYPNTIGYILEEIFKS, via the coding sequence ATGCTCGACATCTCTGATGAACAGAGCGCGCTGCAAATAAAGTTTCTAAAGGCGCTTGACCTGTTCTGCATTTTTAAGTTTATCATCACCAATGACGTAAAGATACACGAGAGGCAGACGTACGACCTGCTGATAAGCATCCTTAACTCGTACTCTCTCATCAATATCAAGAATCCCTCTggggaaatattttcagAAACGGAAAAGATATACAAGAAATACTTTTGGAGCAAtggggaggaagagaagagcACATCTGCCTCTGTCCGTTGTGAAGGGAAAGTCGTGCCAGACTCAGAGCAGGCACAGCGAAATGGCCCCACTGTCCTGAAGAGCAAAACATACAATGGGTTGAGCAACGTACAAAAGGGGATGAACAAGTCAAGGGAAATCTTCACAAACGACTCGCTCTTCTCGAAACACCTAAATAACAAACaaatatttcaattttttaaatttcccaAGAGCAAAAAAGTGGGAGACTACGTGAACAAGTGTTGTGTAGACGAACTCATAAACGAGCCattaaatataaatgtagGATTCGTAAAAtttgacaagaaaaaaagacggaaaaagaagaggaagagaccCGAAAAAGGTACAGTTAGTATCCCTACGAACTTGTGTAAATATAACAGCGACTCAGGGATACATAATTCTCGTCTCAAGAATTCTTGCAGTTGTTTTTACCAATCAAAGGAAAACtctaaaatttttaaaaataattttaaaaaaatggccaaTGAAGCCGATCTATCCGTTTCTGATTCTTCTGAATTATTTTCCAGCTTGAGAACAAAATTTGTTAAAGATTCTGCCAGTAGATACTTCGCCTTGGACAACCCCAACGGAAGCAACTCTGAGGATGAATCTGATTATAACTATTACAGTGAGAATACCAATAGGGACGACCCGGGGAATGCGACCCACAATAACAGAAACGTGAAACTGCGGAATCAGTTCCTCTCGGTTAAACTCTCCATGTATAACTCGCGTCTGTGTAATAGCGGCGGGAAGGCGCACCCCGCGGGTGCAGAGGACCTCGGCGTCTCAAACACGAACAAGACCGTTAAGATGATGAGCCCCGCAAACCACCCTAAGTATGATAGCCACGCTAACAGCTCAAACCATGCTATAGCGGCAAACCATGCCATCGCCACAAACCACTTTTACGACGAAACCTCCATGTGTTTCAACCACTTCTACGAAATACACAACATTCTCAATCGAGACCCCAATGGTTTacgcaaaataaaaattatgataaAGAAGGACATCGGAACTATTAGCATATCCCCATTCTACGTAAACTTCGACTGGACGAGGATATTCAAAAGGGTCTGCACAGCTTTTAACATAACCAATTTTAATTACAAGAATCAAGGAATCTATCAAATTATAAATTCCTGTTTCAGTACGCCAGAATCCagggaaattttaaaacacatttttctcGACGACCTTTATGAGCAACAGGAAATATTTGATAGCGAAAtgaatggcaaaaaaaatgctaagaaaaaaaatttcctgaagatgaaaaataaagagcATGTTTTAGAAATACTGGATGATGAGAAAAGAATTAAtgtcctttattttattaatcgGTTTTTGTATTCACAGAAGACACCCCTCTCCAATTTATTTACAAGTTATTGCTTGCAGAAGGGCACCAATTCCGAGGAAAACGCGACATGGAAAAGGTTAAAGCTGTCGAAAGAATCAGCACAGCCACTCCTATCGCAACAACAGGAACAACAGGAACAACAGACAAAATCACCCCCACCGGTGCAGGTCTGTCATTCCTGCACACCCGACGACGACCCACCGTTTGACGAACTCACAATCGATTACCTACTCTTTCTAATGctcttcgaaaaaaaaattgacgagAAATTTCACAAATACCTGCTTGGCAAAATTGAATCGTGTAAAGACTACTTGGCAGACGAGGGGCAAGAGAAAAACGCCTCCACCGAATCATCTTTGGATTCACAACAAAACTGGAATACCTCTCATCATCAAGTCCGAAAGATTGATTGTAGTTCTTTCCACGTGCATAGGGAAGTAGAAAAGCAGGTGAAGGATACTGATCCATCCGATGCTACGCAAAGTCACCTTGATGAGTTTAAACAAAGCGAAATTTCTTTCGGAAAATTTGGAGTAAGCCCTATTGATCATGATGGTAACCTTAGGGGAGGCGACAAAATGGAAGTCTCTTTACCATCAGGGGGAAGGTACCCTTCATCTACCGTCAATGGGGAATTAACTTCCATGGGTTCATTTGCGTCCCTTGCGTCTCTCACATCATTCACCTCCTTCGGGACACAGATGACCATAACGACGCATGATAGTATTTCCACACAGAGTGCCATCCCAACGAACGCTACCATCTGTCGGAAGGTTACCCTCGCGTCGGATAATACCAACAGCACATGCAACACGAGCAGCACAACGCCAGGTGGGATATCCCTCATCAATTTACAAAGCACAAACGAGGTCTGTGACGAAACCGTAACGAATCCCCCCGCAAAGGTGGCATATATACAATCGGAGTCGGATGAATGCCAAAACAAAATACAActtgtaaaaaaaacgaacaaacagAACGAAGAAAGAACGAATGAACAACCGAATGAACGAACGAATGAACAATCGAATGAACAACCAAATGAACAATCAAATGAAcaaccaaatgaacaaacgaatgaacaaacgaatgaacaaatgaatgaGTCTATGAAAGGCACCACGGAGGATGGTCACaaagaaatgcaaaaggGGCTCGAAAACGATGAACATAATTATTaccaattaaaaaaaacagaacttGCATCTGATATAGAATCCAATAATAAGAGCCGAGCAAAATACGCATCGGAAATTCAAAACGAAATAACCCTGCTCAAGTGCATAAGACCCTTTCCAACAGTCTACTGGctaataaacaaaaatatgtgtGGTTATATTTCccatttagaaaaaatgaatataataaaaaatatagagtTCTTCGTAAATtgcaagaaggaagaattccGCCTGCTCAGATACTATCTCATCTATGACCATCTCAAATACATAATAATTCGGTTGAGACATGTTCACAAGAGAATCTTGCGCTTCTTTTACAACCTATTTTTAAAtagttttaattttaaaaaacaattCACACAGCATGAGAACAACCATTGTTGTATATCTTCCATTTACACAAATTCATTTGATTTCTCTCCTCATGTTTTAAGTAAATTCATACATACCTATCAGATTGACTCGCAAGTTATTAACGAAATTTTTCGGAAGATTAACACTTTAAGGGTTAAAGGAATTGGAGGCATTTCCAACTTCTTAACTGTTAAGTGTATACACCTTTATTTTGCTTCTCATTTGTCTTATCCAAACACCATTGGCTATATTTTGGAGGAAATTTTCAAGTCCTAA